A genomic window from Desulfuromonadales bacterium includes:
- a CDS encoding ATP-binding protein, with translation MFRPSLESEQPCPTCQWAASEITEAIIPAQTHRVFFEIFRQTLFRIPQRGALGKRVFHLFGKKYYIAKMVCHEDAGTWLSRMTFSIIQVPDLLLQTAARFRNISPKYDLQVSLADDLPPVQGDRPKLDLVLRNLVANALKYSPEGGAVLLSAWRSGDRVVVSVQDEGLGIPEESLESIFEKSFRVDRPETRKTCGAGLGLTMVRRIVENHGDRIWVESTLGKGSAFYFSLQQAAANIPH, from the coding sequence ATGTTCCGGCCCTCCCTGGAAAGCGAACAACCCTGTCCGACCTGCCAATGGGCTGCGTCCGAAATAACCGAAGCAATCATCCCCGCTCAAACACATAGAGTATTTTTTGAGATTTTTCGCCAGACATTATTTCGTATACCGCAAAGAGGGGCTCTTGGCAAGCGGGTGTTTCATTTATTTGGAAAAAAATATTACATAGCGAAAATGGTTTGCCACGAGGACGCTGGAACCTGGCTGTCGAGGATGACCTTCTCGATCATTCAGGTCCCCGATCTGCTCCTGCAGACAGCCGCCCGATTCCGGAACATCTCCCCGAAGTATGATCTCCAGGTCTCCCTCGCGGATGACTTGCCGCCGGTCCAGGGGGACAGGCCGAAGCTCGACCTTGTCCTGCGCAATCTGGTCGCCAATGCGCTGAAATATTCTCCCGAAGGGGGGGCGGTGCTTCTTTCGGCATGGCGAAGTGGTGATCGCGTGGTGGTCTCCGTGCAGGACGAAGGATTGGGTATTCCGGAGGAGAGCCTGGAGAGCATCTTCGAAAAATCTTTCCGGGTGGACCGGCCCGAAACCCGAAAAACGTGCGGCGCCGGCCTGGGCCTGACGATGGTGCGCCGCATCGTGGAGAATCACGGCGACCGAATCTGGGTCGAAAGCACACTGGGAAAAGGCAGTGCCTTCTATTTCTCCCTGCAGCAGGCTGCCGCGAATATCCCCCACTGA
- a CDS encoding MoaD/ThiS family protein, producing the protein MEGKGLVTILMFGSLYSFRQERGLAPALELPLPPGGKRALDIAGELGLPLDAIGAIYCNHRPAGLQRLIHPGDRIAFVPKSIPGPHNGPLGFPILDSDEALRQVARG; encoded by the coding sequence ATGGAAGGGAAAGGACTGGTGACGATTCTGATGTTCGGTTCTCTTTACAGCTTCCGGCAGGAGAGGGGACTTGCGCCGGCGCTGGAGTTGCCGCTGCCGCCGGGAGGGAAGCGGGCCCTGGACATCGCCGGGGAGCTTGGCCTCCCCCTCGACGCCATCGGCGCCATCTACTGCAATCATCGGCCCGCCGGCCTTCAGCGGCTGATCCATCCGGGGGACCGGATAGCCTTTGTGCCCAAAAGCATCCCCGGACCGCACAACGGCCCGCTGGGCTTCCCCATTCTCGATAGCGACGAAGCTCTGCGCCAGGTCGCCCGGGGGTAA
- a CDS encoding 3'-5' exonuclease → MLPQNLVFLDLETTGTNPLHDRIIEIGLCEVADGQPDREWSTLVNPEKSFSPFIEQLTGIANGMVTEAPTFDQIAEELFDRLAGKVLVAHNARFDYGFLKNEFRRQGIAFQEKALCTVKLSRALFPEHRRHNLDALVERHALGAQNRHRALGDARLIREFVQKIRDELPAETVGRAVRSQLKQPNLLPFDLDSYKILTRFLDRKGARAEVLNLSRPEDAARF, encoded by the coding sequence ATGCTTCCGCAGAATCTCGTGTTCCTCGACCTTGAAACCACCGGCACCAATCCCCTGCACGACCGGATCATCGAAATCGGCCTCTGCGAGGTGGCGGACGGCCAGCCCGACCGGGAATGGTCGACCCTGGTCAATCCGGAGAAGAGCTTCTCCCCCTTTATCGAGCAGCTCACCGGCATCGCCAACGGCATGGTGACCGAGGCGCCCACCTTCGACCAGATCGCCGAAGAGCTGTTCGACCGGCTCGCCGGCAAGGTCCTCGTCGCCCACAACGCCCGCTTCGACTACGGCTTTCTGAAGAACGAATTCCGCCGCCAGGGGATCGCCTTTCAGGAAAAGGCCCTCTGCACCGTCAAGCTCTCCCGCGCCCTCTTCCCCGAGCACCGCCGGCACAACCTCGACGCCCTCGTCGAGCGGCACGCCCTCGGCGCCCAGAACCGCCACCGGGCGCTCGGCGATGCCCGGCTCATCCGGGAGTTCGTCCAGAAAATCCGCGACGAGCTGCCCGCCGAAACCGTCGGCCGGGCCGTCCGCAGCCAGCTCAAGCAGCCGAACCTGCTCCCCTTCGACCTCGACAGCTACAAGATCCTCACCCGCTTTCTCGACCGGAAGGGGGCCAGGGCCGAGGTGCTGAACCTTTCCCGGCCGGAGGATGCGGCGCGGTTCTAG